One genomic window of Kosmotoga olearia TBF 19.5.1 includes the following:
- a CDS encoding cyclic 2,3-diphosphoglycerate synthase produces the protein MEVTFVTKKRVIIMGAAGRDFHNFNTYFRDNPNYEVVAFTATQIPGIDDKKYPAELAGELYPDGIPIYSEERLFDLIREHNIDEVVLSYSDLPHQYVMERAEIVLAAGADFKLMGPKNTMLKSSKPVISVCAIRTGCGKSQTTRRVLDILRAKGKKVVSIRHPMPYGDLVKQKVQRFADYSDLDKHECTIEEREEYEPHIDRGSIIYAGVDYEAILREAEKEDVDVILWDGGNNDFSFYKTDLYITVVDPHRPGHEITYYPGMANLIMADVIVINKEETADPEGIDIVRKNIAKYNPNAIVIDAASPLIVEDGESIKGKRVLVVEDGPTLTHGEMRYGAGWVAAKKYGAAEIIDPRPYAVGSIIDTYKKYNHLDQILPAMGYGEKQMKELEETINNTDADLVIIGTPIDLRRVIKINKPAVRVRYELQEIGEPTLEQVIDEFLKKHNI, from the coding sequence ATGGAGGTGACATTTGTGACAAAGAAACGCGTCATAATAATGGGAGCTGCCGGAAGAGACTTCCATAATTTCAACACGTATTTTAGAGATAATCCAAATTATGAGGTAGTAGCTTTCACGGCAACACAAATCCCCGGTATCGATGACAAGAAATATCCGGCTGAACTTGCCGGCGAACTGTATCCTGATGGGATACCTATCTATTCTGAAGAAAGACTTTTCGACCTTATAAGGGAACACAATATCGATGAAGTTGTGCTCTCTTACAGTGATCTTCCTCATCAGTACGTGATGGAAAGAGCCGAAATAGTTCTCGCGGCTGGTGCGGATTTCAAACTGATGGGTCCAAAGAACACGATGTTGAAATCTTCTAAGCCTGTTATCTCGGTTTGTGCCATTAGGACAGGTTGTGGAAAAAGTCAGACCACCAGAAGGGTTCTCGATATCCTCAGAGCCAAGGGTAAGAAAGTCGTTTCTATCAGGCACCCGATGCCTTATGGTGATCTGGTAAAGCAGAAGGTCCAGAGATTTGCAGATTATTCAGATCTCGATAAGCACGAATGTACTATTGAAGAGCGTGAAGAATATGAACCTCATATCGACAGAGGTTCTATTATTTACGCTGGTGTTGACTACGAAGCCATTCTTCGCGAAGCTGAAAAAGAGGATGTTGACGTTATTCTCTGGGACGGCGGAAACAACGATTTCTCCTTCTACAAAACCGATCTTTATATAACCGTTGTTGACCCGCACAGGCCCGGTCATGAAATTACATATTACCCCGGAATGGCAAACCTCATTATGGCCGATGTTATTGTTATCAACAAAGAAGAAACGGCAGATCCAGAAGGCATCGATATAGTCAGGAAGAACATTGCAAAATACAATCCCAATGCCATCGTTATCGATGCAGCTTCACCGCTCATCGTTGAAGATGGAGAGAGTATCAAGGGTAAAAGAGTTCTTGTTGTCGAAGATGGACCAACCCTGACTCACGGTGAAATGAGATATGGTGCTGGCTGGGTTGCTGCAAAGAAATATGGCGCTGCTGAGATAATCGATCCCAGGCCATATGCTGTTGGTTCTATAATCGATACTTACAAGAAGTATAACCATCTTGACCAGATCCTGCCTGCCATGGGTTACGGTGAAAAACAGATGAAAGAGCTTGAAGAAACCATAAACAACACGGACGCCGATCTTGTCATAATTGGAACCCCGATAGACCTCAGAAGGGTTATCAAGATAAACAAACCTGCTGTGAGGGTAAGATACGAGCTTCAGGAGATTGGTGAGCCAACTCTGGAGCAGGTAATAGATGAGTTCCTGAAAAAGCACAATATCTGA
- a CDS encoding protein-L-isoaspartate O-methyltransferase family protein, giving the protein MKSRDLADELLQRNIIRDSRIYQAMCEIDRSEFVLPKYKFLAHIDEVLPSAEKNGFIISTSTQPSLVVQMIQNLNLTGNEKVLDIGTGTGYATLILAKILKDGEVISIEYNRELHEIALRNFERYGVENITCISGDGFEGYSLKAPYDAIISMVACETLPVQWIEQLKSSGGRIVAPIVFNSFYTPVYKFTRKGEQIHAYKLIDAVFMSMKGQHEYRTFLPQIFDYELIFDGKNLKPIDENTLD; this is encoded by the coding sequence ATGAAGTCCCGTGACCTCGCCGATGAACTGCTCCAGAGGAACATCATAAGAGATTCAAGAATTTATCAGGCGATGTGCGAAATTGACAGAAGCGAGTTTGTCCTGCCGAAATATAAATTCCTCGCGCACATCGATGAAGTCCTTCCTTCCGCAGAAAAGAACGGGTTCATCATCAGCACCTCAACCCAACCATCCCTTGTTGTCCAAATGATTCAAAATCTAAATCTCACAGGAAATGAGAAAGTGCTTGACATAGGGACAGGAACAGGATATGCCACTCTAATACTCGCCAAAATTCTCAAAGATGGCGAAGTCATTAGCATCGAGTACAATCGTGAACTCCATGAAATAGCACTAAGGAATTTCGAACGTTATGGGGTTGAAAATATTACCTGCATCAGTGGAGACGGATTTGAGGGATATAGTTTGAAGGCTCCTTACGATGCCATAATCTCTATGGTTGCTTGCGAAACCCTTCCCGTTCAATGGATAGAACAACTCAAAAGTTCAGGTGGAAGGATCGTTGCCCCGATTGTCTTCAACAGCTTTTACACACCAGTTTATAAGTTCACAAGAAAGGGAGAGCAAATACACGCTTATAAGTTAATAGACGCTGTTTTTATGTCAATGAAAGGGCAACACGAATATAGAACGTTCTTACCTCAGATCTTCGACTACGAACTTATTTTCGATGGAAAAAATTTAAAACCCATTGATGAAAACACTCTGGATTAA